The genomic segment TTCAGCTGGGCGAGCATGCTACTGTTGCCGCCGTTTCTACTCCGGTAAGTTATGCCGAGTTTTATGGTTGCACACCTTCTGTTTACACCCTGCTTACCGATAAAACAATTGAAACGGGTATTAACAGCGATAATCTTGATATGGTTGAAATATGTATTCGCATGCGTGCGGAAGCGGATAGTCCGGATTTGCCCGAAAAGTTCCTCACCACCTATAGCTCTCGTTTGGGAGTAGGCAACTTGTATCTCAAAGATGTTCGTCCGGTAGAATACCTCCGCTCCGATCTTATCTCATCGGGAGTAAATCGCATGCGTCTGGATATTTTGCTGGCCGGATTCCTGCTTGTCAGTGTCTTTCTGGGTGTAACGGGTACTTTCCTTTTTCGTACCCGCCAAAGACAGCCCGAACTGGCCTTGCGACTGGCACTGGGAGCCAGTCGCCAACGCCTGCTCATTTTACTGGTAGGAGAGGGCGGAGTGCTCTTTATACTTGCCCTGTTGCCTGCCATGCTTATAGCTTGGAACCTGTTTTATGCCACGGGAGGTATGATTAGTTCGGGAACGTCGTTTGGCCTTTCTATGGAAGAGACGGGAGCCTTCGTTCGTTTCGGCCGCTTCCTGGTGGCAATGGCTATCAGCTCGGTGCTTACCATTTTAATGATGCTCATCGGTATTTTGTTTCCGGCTGTTCGTGCTATGGGCATACATCCGGCTGAGGCGTTGCATGAAGAATAATGAGAGTAATATATAAACAATTTAAATATAAGATAAGATGATTACACTTACTTCCCTTTCCAAAATTTACCGTACGAACGAAATAGAAACGGTAGCTCTCGAGAATGTGAACTTAACGGTAGAACGTGGCGAATTCCTTTCTATCATGGGCCCGTCAGGTTGTGGTAAATCTACGTTGCTTAATATAATGGGCTTGCTGGATGCTCCGACAAGTGGTAAGATAGAAATAAACGGCACAAGTAGTGAGGGGATGAAAGACAAGGCTCTTGCCGCTTTCCGTAACAGATCGCTGGGCTTCGTGTTTCAGTCCTTTCACCTGATTAATTCGCTCAGTGTGCTCGATAATGTGGAACTGCCTCTTTTGTATCGCCATGTCTCGGCTTCGGAACGTAAACGCCTGGCACAGGAGGTACTCGAGAAGGTAGGACTTAGTCACCGCATGCGTCACTTCCCCACACAACTCTCCGGCGGTCAGTGTCAGCGCGTGGCTGTGGCTCGTGCCATCATCGGCAACCCGGATATTATTTTAGCGGATGAACCTACCGGTAATCTGGATTCAAAGATGGGAGCCGAGGTGATGCAACTTCTCCATCAGCTGAACAAGGAAGACGGACGCACCATTGTGATGGTTACGCACAACGAGGAACAAGCCAAACAAACCAGTCGCACAGTGAGATTCTTTGACGGACGGCAAGTGCGGTAAGTATATCTATCATTCACTAAAACAGGTTATAATGATTAAACAATATATTCGGCAAGCTATTACTCTTTTGAAAGAGAATAAGCTATTGAGCATAATCTCGATAGCCGGAACAGCATTGGCCATCGCTATGGTTATGGTAGTTATTATCATTTTGCAGGCGAAAACAGCCGACTATGAACCGGAGGTGAACCGTAGTCGGACTTTATACGTGAAATGGGGAAGTGCCGTGAGCAAGATTAGCAGTAACGAACGTAACTATAATCGTTTATCTCTTTATGATATTCAACAGGCTTTTTATCCTCTTACTACTCCCGAGGCGATAACAGCGGTATATAATTACGGAAGCATGCTCTCTACCGTGCCAGGTTCGGATGACGAACTAAATTGTGAAGTGCTTTATACCGATGATGCTTTCTGGCAGGTCTTTGAATTTGGCTTTTTGGCAGGCAGACCTTTTAGTAAAGCGGCCTTTAAAGCCGGTTTAAAACAAGCGGTGATAAGTGAAAGTACTGCCCGTAGATTGTTTGGAGGGGTGAATGAAGCCAT from the uncultured Bacteroides sp. genome contains:
- a CDS encoding FtsX-like permease family protein: MLKHLIHLVWNQRKHNTWLWAELMLVILCLWYVALSLYNNYCSYTAPLGFDISHTYRLDVAPRDSDAEGYIPFDASNPGTGYNLMELVERLRHLEGVEGVSLSITSHPYNAMSNYAQAYVDTTATHLLWYRVTDSFFDVFRIQAADGSSLRGKLTDSSVILTQDAAEKMFPASSNAAGKSLDLFQLGEHATVAAVSTPVSYAEFYGCTPSVYTLLTDKTIETGINSDNLDMVEICIRMRAEADSPDLPEKFLTTYSSRLGVGNLYLKDVRPVEYLRSDLISSGVNRMRLDILLAGFLLVSVFLGVTGTFLFRTRQRQPELALRLALGASRQRLLILLVGEGGVLFILALLPAMLIAWNLFYATGGMISSGTSFGLSMEETGAFVRFGRFLVAMAISSVLTILMMLIGILFPAVRAMGIHPAEALHEE
- a CDS encoding ABC transporter ATP-binding protein, whose protein sequence is MITLTSLSKIYRTNEIETVALENVNLTVERGEFLSIMGPSGCGKSTLLNIMGLLDAPTSGKIEINGTSSEGMKDKALAAFRNRSLGFVFQSFHLINSLSVLDNVELPLLYRHVSASERKRLAQEVLEKVGLSHRMRHFPTQLSGGQCQRVAVARAIIGNPDIILADEPTGNLDSKMGAEVMQLLHQLNKEDGRTIVMVTHNEEQAKQTSRTVRFFDGRQVR